A window from Ramlibacter pinisoli encodes these proteins:
- a CDS encoding mannose-1-phosphate guanylyltransferase/mannose-6-phosphate isomerase, whose protein sequence is MTTPTIQPVVLCGGSGTRLWPLSRKSFPKQFVPLIGGQSLLALTLARVAPLADGRVTLVAAEEHRFMLREALHGQGLDGTIVLEPCARNTAAAMALAALGTDDPAQLLLFCPADHHIPDGSAFERMVRGAAATANDGAIVTFGVQPSFPSTAYGYLEMGTARPGGGHTVGRFLEKPDAGRAQELLLAGNVLWNAGIFLCRVDVLLAALERHAPDILASCREAMAGARPDEEFLRPDGAALETCRSESIDYAVMERHDNLAVFPFTGQWSDVGSWNAVAQLTPADGDGNRVVGNGVVVQGKNTFVQASDRCVVALGTEDLLVIDTPDALLVAGVNAAEQVKTVVAELEKRGADEIRSHRLVLRPWGSYDTVERGARFQVKRILVNPGASLSLQKHFHRAEHWIVVKGTTEVTRGKEVFLLTENQSTYIPLGEVHRLHNPGKVPLEMIEVQSGSYLGEDDIVRIEDTYGRVVPIRENPGR, encoded by the coding sequence ATGACGACACCCACGATCCAGCCGGTCGTCCTTTGCGGCGGTTCGGGCACGCGGCTTTGGCCGCTGTCACGCAAATCCTTCCCCAAGCAATTCGTGCCCCTGATCGGCGGGCAGAGCTTGCTCGCCCTCACGCTGGCGCGGGTAGCACCCCTGGCGGACGGCCGGGTGACGCTGGTGGCGGCAGAGGAGCACCGCTTCATGCTGCGCGAGGCCCTGCACGGGCAGGGGCTGGACGGGACGATCGTGCTGGAGCCGTGTGCGCGCAACACCGCCGCCGCCATGGCGCTTGCTGCCCTGGGCACGGACGACCCGGCGCAACTGCTGCTGTTCTGCCCGGCCGACCACCACATTCCCGATGGATCTGCGTTCGAGCGCATGGTCCGGGGCGCCGCTGCGACGGCCAACGATGGGGCCATCGTGACCTTCGGCGTCCAGCCCTCCTTTCCCAGCACCGCCTATGGCTACCTGGAAATGGGAACGGCTCGGCCCGGCGGTGGGCACACGGTGGGGCGGTTCCTGGAAAAGCCCGACGCCGGCCGAGCGCAGGAATTGCTGTTGGCCGGCAATGTGCTGTGGAATGCGGGCATCTTCCTGTGCCGCGTCGATGTGCTGCTGGCCGCGCTGGAGCGGCACGCCCCCGACATCCTGGCCAGTTGCCGCGAGGCGATGGCCGGCGCCCGTCCCGACGAGGAATTCCTGCGCCCTGACGGGGCCGCGCTCGAGACCTGCCGCTCCGAGAGCATCGACTACGCCGTGATGGAGCGCCACGACAACCTGGCTGTGTTCCCGTTCACCGGCCAGTGGAGCGACGTGGGCAGCTGGAACGCGGTGGCTCAGCTCACGCCGGCCGACGGCGACGGCAACCGTGTGGTGGGCAATGGCGTGGTGGTCCAGGGAAAGAATACTTTCGTTCAAGCATCCGACCGATGCGTCGTGGCCCTCGGCACCGAGGACCTGCTGGTGATCGACACGCCTGATGCACTGTTGGTCGCGGGAGTGAATGCGGCGGAGCAGGTGAAGACGGTCGTCGCCGAACTGGAGAAGCGCGGGGCCGACGAAATTCGAAGCCACCGGCTGGTGCTGCGGCCGTGGGGTTCTTACGACACCGTTGAACGTGGTGCACGCTTTCAGGTGAAACGCATTCTGGTCAATCCGGGGGCTTCCCTGAGCCTGCAGAAGCACTTCCACCGAGCGGAACACTGGATCGTGGTGAAGGGAACCACCGAAGTCACGCGTGGCAAGGAGGTGTTCCTCCTGACCGAGAATCAGTCGACCTACATCCCCCTGGGCGAAGTGCACCGGCTCCACAACCCGGGCAAGGTGCCGCTGGAGATGATCGAGGTGCAGTCGGGCAGTTATCTCGGCGAAGACGACATCGTGCGGATCGAAGACACCTACGGACGGGTGGTCCCGATTCGCGAGAATCCCGGGCGCTGA
- the fcl gene encoding GDP-L-fucose synthase: MQTAPKIYVAGHRGMVGSAIVRRLLADGHPADRLVTRTHKELDLTDQAAVRAFFAAEKPDQVYLAAAKVGGIHANNVYPAEFIYDNLMMEANIVDAAYRSGVRRLLLLGSSCIYPKLAPQPMAEAALLTGTLEPTNEPYAIAKIAGIKLCESYNRQYGAQGVDYRSVMPTNLYGPGDNYHPENSHVIPALLRRFHEAKAAGAPDVTIWGSGTPRREFLYVDDMASACVHVMDLDKATYDRHTEPMLSHINVGYGDDVTILELAQAVARTVGYAGTIHTDPAKPDGTPRKLMDSSRLQSLGWSARVDLDEGLQLAYQDFLRNDNRLG; the protein is encoded by the coding sequence ATGCAAACTGCTCCCAAGATCTACGTCGCCGGCCACCGGGGCATGGTCGGCTCGGCCATCGTCCGTCGCCTGCTGGCCGACGGCCACCCCGCCGACCGCCTGGTCACCCGCACCCACAAGGAACTGGACCTGACCGACCAGGCCGCCGTGCGCGCCTTCTTCGCTGCCGAAAAGCCGGACCAGGTGTATCTGGCGGCCGCCAAGGTCGGGGGCATCCACGCCAACAACGTGTACCCGGCGGAATTCATCTACGACAACCTGATGATGGAGGCCAACATCGTGGATGCGGCCTACCGCTCAGGGGTGCGCCGGCTGCTGTTACTGGGGTCGAGCTGCATCTATCCCAAGCTGGCGCCCCAACCGATGGCGGAAGCGGCGCTGCTCACCGGCACGCTGGAGCCCACCAACGAGCCCTACGCCATCGCCAAGATCGCAGGCATCAAGCTGTGCGAGAGCTACAACCGCCAGTACGGCGCGCAGGGCGTCGACTACCGCAGCGTCATGCCCACCAACCTGTACGGCCCGGGGGACAACTACCACCCCGAGAACTCGCACGTCATCCCTGCGCTGCTGCGGCGATTCCACGAAGCCAAGGCGGCCGGCGCCCCCGACGTCACCATCTGGGGCAGCGGTACGCCTCGGCGCGAGTTCCTGTACGTGGACGACATGGCGTCGGCCTGCGTGCACGTGATGGACCTGGACAAGGCCACCTACGACCGCCACACCGAACCGATGCTGAGCCACATCAACGTGGGCTACGGCGACGACGTGACCATCCTGGAACTGGCGCAGGCCGTGGCACGGACGGTGGGATACGCCGGGACCATCCACACCGACCCCGCCAAACCGGACGGCACCCCCCGCAAGTTGATGGACAGCTCGCGGCTCCAGTCGCTGGGCTGGTCGGCCCGCGTCGACCTCGACGAGGGCCTGCAGCTGGCCTACCAGGATTTCCTGCGTAACGACAACCGGCTCGGCTGA